The following coding sequences lie in one Vicia villosa cultivar HV-30 ecotype Madison, WI unplaced genomic scaffold, Vvil1.0 ctg.000628F_1_1_3, whole genome shotgun sequence genomic window:
- the LOC131629996 gene encoding DNA replication licensing factor MCM4-like, translated as MASNSSPMDFDPSSPDIPPSSPIPNTVSTPGRRRRRQSTTPSAYGTPQGNRSRLASSDATPTPSRHRRGGGIPSGRRVPATPTSTSDDIPMSSEGGDGYDMDDAGPTYVWGTNISVEDVNDAIQRFLKHFREQSTSQGDIDDLDTEGKYEKLIKQVIELEGESIDVDARDVFDHDPDLYTKMVRYPLEVLAIFDMVLMNMVTRMKPLFEKHVQARIYNLKTSTSMRNLNPSDVERMISMKGMIIRSSSIIPEIREAIFRCLVCGFCSDPVLVERGRIAEPTVCLREECQSRNSMTLVHNRCKFTDKQIVRLQETPDEIPEGGTPHTVSLLMHDKLVDTGKPGDRVEVTGIYRAMSVRVGPTQRTVKSLFKTYIDCLHIKKTSKSRMLVEDAMEADNGQGRNAEEVIFSEEKVAQLKELSKQPDIYERLTKSLAPNIWELDDVKKGLLCQLFGGNALKLATGASFRGDINVLLVGDPGTSKSQLLQYIHKLSPRGIYTSGRGSSAVGLTAYVAKDPETGETVLESGALVLSDRGICCIDEFDKMSDNARSMLHEVMEQQTVSIAKAGIIASLNARTSVLACANPSGSRYNPRLSVIDNIHLPPTLLSRFDLIYLLLDKADEQTDRRLAKHIVSLHFKDHETMEQDVLDISTLTDYVSYARKHIHPQLSDEAADELITGYVKIRGRGKFTGSSKKVITATPRQIESLLRLSEALARIRFSEWVEKHDVLEAFRLLEVAMQQSAMDIKTGTIDMDLITTGVSASERIRRESLVQDTRNIIMEKMQIGGRSMRLLEILEELKNQSPGNEIHLNDLRNAVSTLASEGFLSMAGDSVKRT; from the exons ATGGCTTCCAATTCTTCCCCCATGGATTTCG ATCCTTCGTCGCCGGACATTCCCCCTTCCAGTCCAATCCCCAACACAGTATCCACTCCCGGCCGTAGACGCCGCCGTCAGTCTACTACTCCGTCGGCATACGGAACTCCGCAGGGTAACCGATCTCGCTTGGCTTCTTCTGATGCTACCCCAACTCCGTCACGCCACCGCAGAGGCGGCGGTATTCCATCTGGCCGTCGTGTTCCCGCTACGCCGACCTCCACTTCCGACGACATACCAATGTCATCTGAAGGCGGAGACGGTTATGACATGGACGATGCTGGTCCTACCTATGTCTGGGGTACTAACATAAGTGTGGAGGATGTGAATGATGCGATTCAGAGGTTTTTGAAGCACTTCAGGGAACAGTCTACTTCGCAGGGGGATATTGATGATTTGGATACTGAAGGGAAGTATGAGAAATTGATTAAACAGGTTATTGAACTAGAAGGCGAATCTATTGATGTTGATGCTCGTGATGTGTTTGATCATGATCCTGATTTGTATACCAAGATGGTTAGGTATCCTCTTGAGGTGTTGGCTATTTTTGACATGGTTTTGATGAACATGGTTACCAGAATGAAACCCTTGTTTGAGAAGCATGTGCAGGCTAGGATTTATAATCTCAAAACCTCAACTTCTATGAGAAATTTAAACCCTTCTG ATGTTGAGAGGATGATCTCAATGAAGGGAATGATCATTCGGAGTAGCTCAATTATACCTGAAATTAGGGAAGCTATATTTAGGTGTCTTGTGTGTGGATTTTGCTCTGATCCAGTTCTTGTGGAGAGGG GACGAATAGCTGAACCTACTGTATGCCTGAGGGAAGAGTGTCAGTCCAGAAATTCAATGACACTTGTTCACAACCGATGCAA GTTTACCGATAAACAAATTGTGAGGCTCCAGGAGACACCCGACGAAATACCTGAAGGAGGAACACCTCACACTGTTAGCTTGCTGATGCATGACAAGCTGGTGGATACTGGAAAGCCAGGTGACCGAGTTGAG GTAACTGGTATATACAGGGCTATGAGTGTCAGGGTGGGTCCAACTCAAAGAACTGTCAAGTCATTGTTCAAA ACTTACATTGATTGTCTTCACATAAAGAAGACATCAAAGTCCCGGATGCTAGTTGAGGATGCTATGGAGGCTGACAATGGCCAGGGTAGAAATGCAGAAGAAGTTATATTTAGTGAAGAAAAG GTGGCTCAACTGAAGGAGCTATCAAAACAACCAGATATTTATGAAAGACTGACAAAGTCATTGGCGCCAAACATCTGGGAGCTAGATGATGTAAAGAAAGGTCTTCTTTGCCAG cttTTTGGTGGAAATGCTTTGAAGTTGGCAACTGGTGCAAGCTTTCGTGGTGATATAAATGTTCTCCTTGTTGGTGATCCTGGAACAAGCAAGTCACAGCTACTTCAGTACATACACAAACTATCTCCACGTGGCATTTACACTAGTGGAAGAGGGAGCTCTGCTGTTGGATTGACTGCTTACGTGGCCAAAGATCCTGAAACAGGAGAAACT GTTCTTGAGAGTGGTGCCCTAGTTTTGAGCGACCGAGGTATCTGCTGCATAGATGAATTTGACAAAATGTCTGACAATGCAAGGAGCATGTTGCATGAG GTGATGGAACAACAAACTGTTTCAATAGCAAAGGCAGGCATTATTGCTTCCCTCAATGCTAGGACATCGGTGTTGGCCTGTGCTAATCCTAGTGGATCACGATATAATCCTCGCTTGTCTGTCATTGACAACATACACCTTCCTCCCACTCTTTTATCCAG GTTTGATTTGATTTACTTATTACTTGACAAGGCTGATGAACAGACTGACAGACGACTTGCCAAACATATTGTGTCCCTACACTTTAAGGATCATGAG ACCATGGAGCAGGATGTGTTGGATATTTCTACACTAACTGATTACGTCAGCTATGCCCGAAAGCATATACATCCACAGCTGTCAGATGAAGCTGCTGATGAATTGATTACCGGCTATGTAAAAATAAGGGGTAGGGGAAAATTTACTGGCAGTAGCAAAAAG GTAATTACAGCAACTCCGAGGCAGATTGAGAGTTTGTTACGCCTTAGTGAAGCATTGGCTAGGATACGCTTCTCAGAATGG GTTGAAAAGCATGATGTATTAGAGGCATTTCGGCTTCTGGAAGTAGCGATGCAGCAGTCTGCAATGGATATAAAAACTG GAACTATTGACATGGATCTTATTACTACTGGTGTTTCGGCAAGTGAAAGGATCAGACGAGAAAGTTTGGTTCAAGACACTCGCAACATAATCATGGAGAAGATGCAAATTGGAGGACGGTCCATGCGTTTATTGGAG ATATTGGAAGAATTGAAGAATCAGAGCCCTGGCAACGAAATTCATCTTAATGAT CTAAGGAATGCAGTTTCCACTCTTGCCAGCGAAGGATTTCTTTCCATGGCTGGTGACAGTGTAAAAAGAACATGA
- the LOC131629997 gene encoding nuclear polyadenylated RNA-binding protein 3-like, translated as MENQSSTTSSSMQFLILEQVQFLKVNDESLLQWELVDVVDAEEEEEMVDDVDGESFVSWAVSSPIGDSVEGINHGLLHLDDGFSEEQVKVNHDVGDDDDEDDDDEDDLDDELVPWDIGNKLGRQRMRKLGKRVSSKMNNSKRSPYLFVSPGCVRGKHGMGLKHCF; from the coding sequence ATGGAAAACCAATCTTCAACAACCTCTTCATCGATGCAGTTTCTCATCCTCGAACAAGTTCAATTCTTGAAGGTAAACGATGAATCTCTTCTTCAATGGGAACTTGTCGATGTCGTTGacgctgaagaagaagaagagatggtcGATGATGTTGACGGGGAATCTTTCGTTTCTTGGGCTGTTTCTTCTCCAATCGGTGACTCAGTTGAAGGAATAAACCATGGTCTTCTTCATCTCGATGATGGGTTCAGTGAGGAACAGGTTAAGGTTAACCATGAtgttggtgatgatgatgatgaggatgatgacGATGAAGATGATTTGGATGATGAGCTTGTTCCATGGGATATAGGGAACAAGTTGGGAAGACAGAGAATgaggaaattgggaaaaagggTTTCATCTAAGATGAACAATTCCAAGAGGTCTCCTTATCTTTTTGTGAGCCCTGGTTGTGTTCGTGGCAAACATGGCATGGGGCTTAAACACTGTTTCTAA